In Acidimicrobiales bacterium, a genomic segment contains:
- a CDS encoding enoyl-CoA hydratase/isomerase family protein, translating to MLLSVSDALALAAAGPDEVGVLTGHPVLAVDVDGAAPSDLARLATLTSALPCVTVGVSRRPLAFDAPPPPFDVLLSDVPEVAVPPWRSCLEGVDGALRELEEAVGRAPQAAAVLVGVLRLGRGRSLEDGLAVESLAYATLQAGAEHRAWLDGRAQRERRVPAPAGKDPVDVVRDDGTLVVTLRRPEVRNAVDTAVRDGLVAAFDLATRDDTVACVELRGDGPDFSSGGDLDEFGTTPDPATAHLVRASRSPARALAGCAERTTAYVQGACIGAGVELAALANWVVARPDARFRLPEVAMGLIPGAGGTATIPRRIGPELTAWMALTGTVVDAPTALRWGLVDAIV from the coding sequence GCCGCTCCGTCCGACCTGGCGCGCCTGGCGACGCTCACGTCGGCCCTGCCGTGCGTGACGGTCGGCGTGTCCCGGCGGCCGCTGGCGTTCGATGCCCCACCGCCACCGTTCGACGTCCTGCTCAGCGACGTGCCCGAGGTCGCCGTGCCGCCGTGGCGGTCGTGCCTCGAGGGGGTCGACGGAGCACTCCGGGAGCTGGAGGAGGCGGTCGGCCGGGCGCCTCAGGCAGCGGCGGTGCTGGTGGGTGTGCTGCGCCTGGGGAGGGGGCGGTCGCTGGAGGACGGGCTCGCCGTCGAGTCGCTGGCGTACGCCACCCTGCAGGCGGGAGCCGAGCACCGGGCCTGGCTCGACGGCCGAGCCCAACGGGAGCGGCGCGTGCCCGCCCCCGCCGGGAAGGACCCCGTCGACGTCGTGCGCGACGACGGGACCCTGGTCGTCACGCTGCGGCGACCCGAGGTGCGCAACGCCGTCGACACCGCCGTCCGGGACGGGCTGGTGGCGGCGTTCGACCTGGCGACCCGGGACGACACGGTCGCCTGCGTGGAGCTGCGGGGCGACGGGCCGGACTTCAGCAGCGGCGGCGACCTCGACGAGTTCGGCACCACCCCCGACCCGGCCACCGCCCACCTGGTGCGGGCCAGCCGCAGCCCTGCCCGGGCGCTGGCCGGCTGCGCCGAGCGCACCACCGCCTACGTGCAGGGGGCGTGCATCGGGGCCGGTGTCGAGCTGGCGGCGCTGGCCAACTGGGTGGTCGCCCGGCCCGACGCCCGGTTCCGCCTCCCCGAGGTGGCCATGGGCCTGATCCCCGGCGCCGGCGGCACCGCCACGATCCCCCGTCGCATCGGCCCGGAGCTCACCGCCTGGATGGCCCTCACCGGCACCGTCGTCGACGCCCCGACCGCCCTCCGCTGGGGCCTGGTCGACGCCATCGTCTGA